From a single Nakaseomyces glabratus chromosome H, complete sequence genomic region:
- the DPL1 gene encoding sphinganine-1-phosphate aldolase DPL1 (CAGL0H01309g~Ortholog(s) have sphinganine-1-phosphate aldolase activity and role in calcium-mediated signaling, cellular response to starvation, sphingolipid metabolic process), which yields MNINDIKELVDQVSVEDVVNCVVNKTTRYLDDTPWYNILKDYVFLIVLYKFVKKIYYYLAGYGLLKSMQLLYKSVANWIFQRLLESPLLRGSVNKEVSKAVAGMEKELIKNDDQLADFEVLPKEGLSSESINSELDKLNSILPHTSWEQGRVSGAVYHGGKELIKLQSEAFEKYCVANQLHPDVFPAVRKMEAEVVSMTLKMFNAPETGCGTTTSGGTESLLLACLSAKVYGLKHRGITEPEMIVPVTAHAGFDKAAYYFGIKIHHVDLDPVTYKVDLKKVKRLINGNTVLLAGSAPNFPHGIVDDIEGLGKLAQKYKIPLHVDCCLGSFIIAFMEKAGFNDIGSFDFRVPGVTSISCDTHKYGFAPKGSSVIMYRNSELRKHQYYVDSKWTGGLYGSPTLAGSRPGALVVGCWSTMIHMGESGYKDSCTRIVSTARKLKDHIRNKLPQLEVLGDPKLSVVSFSSNKLNIYELADRLAKSGWHLNALQKPAALHLAITTLSVPTIDTFIETLTEAVEQMSADPTSTPSTEGTSALYGVAGSVKTTGVADKLITAFLDTLYKVKSD from the coding sequence ATGAATATCAATGACATCAAGGAACTTGTTGATCAAGTTTCTGTGGAAGATGTGGTGAATTGCGTAGTAAATAAGACTACACGCTACTTGGATGACACCCCGTGGTACAATATCTTAAAGGACTATGTCTTCTTGATTGTACTATACAAGTTTGTCAAGAAAATCTATTATTATCTGGCTGGCTATGGTTTATTGAAGTCCATGCAGCTATTATACAAGAGTGTTGCGAATTggatatttcaaagattaCTGGAATCACCTTTGCTGAGAGGCTCTGTTAACAAAGAGGTCTCTAAGGCTGTCGCTGGTATGGAGAAAGAACTGATCAAGAACGATGATCAATTGGCtgattttgaagttttaCCTAAAGAGGGTTTATCCAGTGAATCTATCAACAGTGAATTGGATAAGTTGAATTCTATACTACCTCATACGTCCTGGGAGCAAGGCAGAGTATCAGGTGCTGTCTACCATGGTGGGAAAGAGCTCATCAAGTTACAAAGCGAAGCTTTTGAGAAGTATTGTGTTGCTAATCAGTTACACCCCGATGTTTTTCCTGCAGtaagaaaaatggaagCTGAAGTGGTGTCCATGACTTTGAAAATGTTCAATGCACCTGAGACAGGTTGTGGTACTACTACATCAGGTGGTACCGAATCGCTTCTATTGGCATGTCTGAGTGCCAAAGTTTACGGCCTGAAGCACCGTGGTATCACCGAACCTGAGATGATTGTCCCCGTAACAGCGCATGCTGGGTTTGACAAAGCTGCCTATTACTTTGGTATCAAGATACACCACGTTGATCTTGATCCAGTTACGTACAAAGTtgacttgaagaaagtCAAGCGGTTAATAAATGGGAACACAGTCTTGCTCGCTGGTTCTGCTCCTAACTTCCCACACGGAATAGTTGACGACATCGAAGGCTTGGGCAAGCTGGCTCAGAAATATAAGATTCCACTGCATGTTGATTGCTGCCTGGGCTCATTTATCATTGCGTTCATGGAGAAAGCCGGGTTCAACGACATTGGGTCTTTCGATTTCAGGGTTCCCGGTGTGACTTCCATCTCGTGTGACACACATAAGTACGGTTTCGCCCCTAAGGGTTCCTCCGTGATTATGTACAGAAACAGCGAGCTCAGGAAGCACCAGTACTACGTGGACTCCAAGTGGACCGGTGGTCTGTATGGTTCACCCACGCTAGCGGGCTCGAGACCCGGCGCACTAGTCGTGGGCTGCTGGTCTACCATGATACACATGGGTGAGTCGGGCTACAAGGACTCCTGCACGCGCATAGTGTCCACAGCGCGCAAGTTGAAGGACCACATCCGCAACAAGCTCCCACAACTGGAAGTGCTTGGCGACCCCAAGCTGTCAGTAGTGTCGTTCTCCTCCAACAAGCTGAACATCTACGAGCTGGCAGACCGCCTCGCCAAGAGCGGCTGGCACCTGAACGCGCTGCAGAAACCCGCCGCGCTGCACCTGGCCATCACCACACTGAGCGTTCCTACGATCGACACCTTCATCGAAACACTCACGGAGGCCGTCGAGCAGATGAGCGCAGACCCCACGAGCACACCAAGCACCGAGGGCACCAGCGCCCTCTACGGTGTCGCAGGCTCAGTGAAAACAACAGGCGTAGCAGACAAACTGATCACAGCCTTCCTCGACACCTTGTACAAGGTCAAGTCCGACTAG